A genomic segment from Carnobacterium alterfunditum DSM 5972 encodes:
- a CDS encoding type II toxin-antitoxin system Phd/YefM family antitoxin gives MLKMLDVKTKSITEAKKDFSKIIKDTSKTGEPTFIFNHNKPEAVILSNAVYEKLVNDYNEMENKLFYSQLNDRVTAGPGELISATEVIESNQEHNPFAALSDKDLFD, from the coding sequence ATGTTGAAAATGTTAGATGTAAAAACAAAATCGATCACAGAAGCTAAAAAAGACTTTTCAAAAATTATAAAAGACACGAGTAAAACAGGAGAACCAACCTTTATTTTTAACCATAATAAACCTGAAGCTGTTATTCTCAGTAATGCCGTGTATGAAAAATTAGTGAATGATTACAACGAAATGGAAAATAAACTATTTTATAGTCAATTAAATGATCGAGTAACAGCCGGACCAGGCGAACTTATTTCAGCTACTGAAGTGATCGAATCAAATCAAGAGCATAACCCATTTGCTGCTTTATCCGATAAGGATCTATTTGATTAA
- the mobV gene encoding MobV family relaxase, with amino-acid sequence MIVARMQKMKAPNLIGIGNHNRRRIENHSNKDIDLSRSHLKYDLVGRAYNYKTDIEKYINENKASPRAIRKDAVLVSEWIISSDTAFFKDLDEDQTASFFRSARAYFGQKYGDQNIRYAQVHMDENTPHMHLGIVPFTKDKRLSAKTVFDRQALQTIQEDFPKYLKEGGFDIERGQEHSNKKHLTVDEYKKLKDRTELKNLKEIEQELNGKNQVSQSELKKLKKEYGDLEQGYDGLVAKVISADKEFKVKESDLTRFGYRENHEIEKKPVLLKRGYSVVKTSDLEQLEKAASFSLLATKKYDKENTRKIVLERQLENEKALTKDLSERLKQTHKQLNSVQKKLDSFIEKFTDQWSFAKEYVKQAFGKNLDGVYAGFQEKQQEKQQKTSRKASRDDLSR; translated from the coding sequence ATGATAGTCGCTAGAATGCAAAAAATGAAAGCTCCTAATTTAATCGGAATTGGAAATCATAACCGACGAAGGATAGAAAATCACTCGAATAAAGATATTGATTTATCACGTTCTCATTTGAAATATGATTTAGTTGGTAGAGCTTATAATTATAAAACCGATATTGAAAAATATATTAACGAAAATAAAGCGAGTCCTCGAGCTATTCGGAAAGATGCTGTACTAGTAAGTGAATGGATTATTTCAAGTGATACTGCTTTTTTTAAAGATTTAGACGAAGACCAAACAGCGAGCTTTTTTCGTAGTGCTAGAGCTTATTTTGGGCAAAAATATGGGGATCAAAATATCCGATATGCTCAAGTACATATGGACGAGAACACTCCACATATGCACTTAGGAATTGTACCTTTTACAAAAGATAAACGCTTATCTGCTAAAACAGTCTTTGACCGTCAAGCTTTGCAAACCATTCAAGAAGATTTCCCGAAATATTTAAAAGAGGGCGGTTTTGATATTGAACGTGGGCAGGAACATTCGAATAAAAAACATTTAACAGTAGACGAATATAAAAAGCTTAAAGACCGTACTGAACTTAAAAATCTTAAAGAAATAGAACAAGAATTAAATGGGAAAAATCAAGTTTCCCAATCAGAATTAAAAAAATTAAAAAAAGAATACGGGGATTTAGAACAAGGATATGATGGTCTGGTTGCAAAAGTTATTAGTGCAGACAAAGAATTTAAAGTTAAAGAAAGTGACTTAACGCGATTTGGATATCGTGAAAATCATGAAATAGAAAAGAAGCCTGTCCTTCTTAAAAGAGGTTACTCAGTCGTTAAAACTAGCGATTTAGAACAGTTAGAAAAAGCTGCTAGTTTTTCTCTTTTAGCAACTAAAAAATATGATAAGGAAAATACTAGAAAAATAGTTTTAGAAAGACAATTAGAAAATGAAAAAGCTTTAACTAAAGACTTAAGCGAAAGGCTTAAACAAACGCATAAACAACTTAATTCAGTTCAAAAAAAGCTTGATTCATTTATAGAAAAATTTACGGATCAATGGAGCTTTGCAAAAGAATATGTTAAACAAGCTTTTGGTAAAAATTTAGATGGAGTGTATGCAGGGTTTCAAGAGAAACAACAAGAAAAACAGCAAAAAACTTCTAGGAAAGCAAGTAGAGATGACTTATCACGTTAA